One window from the genome of Emys orbicularis isolate rEmyOrb1 chromosome 10, rEmyOrb1.hap1, whole genome shotgun sequence encodes:
- the LOC135884602 gene encoding zinc finger protein 436-like, which produces MGKPIICDDCGKSFRLRSNLRQHQRIHTGEKPFGCAECGESFRQRSHLIQHKTKHTGERPYECTECGKSFSMSSKLIRHQIIHTGEKPYKCGECGKSFIGNSQLILHQRVHTGERPYECGDCGKSFSVSSALTQHQRTHTGEKPYECAECGESFRQRSHLIQHQRIHTGERPYECSKCRKSFSVSSALIQHQRFHTGERPYECAECGKSFTVSSHLIQHRRVHTGEKPYECANCGKGFLWRSALLRHQRIHTGQKPYECTECGESFRQSAHLIQHQRIHTGERPYECADCGKGFTVSSALIRHQRIHMGGKP; this is translated from the coding sequence ATGGGGAAACCAATAATATGTGAtgactgtgggaagagcttccGGCTGAGATCAAACCTCAGACAGCATCAAAGGATtcacactggagagaaacccttTGGATGTGCCGAGTGTGGGGAAAGTTTCCGGCAGCGCTCACATCTTATTCAGCATAAGACAAAGCACACGggggagagaccctatgaatgtaccgagtgtgggaaaagcttcagtatgAGTTCAAAACTCATTCGGCATCAgataatccacacaggagaaaaaccCTATAAATGTGGTGAGTGTGGCAAGAGCTTCATTGGGAACTCACAGCTTATCCTGCACCAGAGAGTCCACACGGGTGAGAGACCCTACGAATGTGGtgactgtgggaagagcttcagtGTGAGCTCAGCTCTTACTCAACATCAGAGAACGCACACTGGAGAGAAACCGTATGAATGTGCCGAGTGTGGGGAAAGCTTCCGGCAGCGCTCACACCTTATtcagcatcagagaatccatacgGGTGAGAGACCCTATGAGTGTTCCAAGTGTAGGAAGAGCTTCAGTGTgagctctgccctcattcagcATCAGAGATTCCACACAGGGGAAAGACCTTATGAATgtgctgagtgtgggaaaagcttcacagTGAGCTCACACCTGATTCAGCACCGGAGAGTCCACACAGGGGAAAAGCCCTACGAATGTGCTAACTGTGGGAAAGGCTTCCTTTGGAGATCAGCCCTTCTtcgacatcagagaatccacacaggacagAAACCCTATGAGTGTACCGAGTGTGGGGAAAGCTTCCGTCAGAGCGCACACCTTATtcagcatcagagaatccacactggggagagaccctatgaatgtgCCGACTGTGGAAAGGGCTTCACTGTGAGCTCTGCCCTCATtcgacatcagagaatccacatgggAGGGAAACCCTAA